The Rhodothermaceae bacterium genome includes a region encoding these proteins:
- a CDS encoding TonB-dependent receptor, which produces MTSYIFYALAMTQYLQGLACAAVLVLVHLMASVPANAQSGKITGVVTDVTGEGMVGVNVVITGTTRGSSTDIDGRFFILNVEPGTYNLRASFIGFRAVTQSEVIVNINKTTTIDFILEEATAEGEELLVIAERPDVEVDQTATLEIIRPEEVEQIAGITDLSDVLGLQAEVNDGHFRGGRSNEELYVLAGMGIVNPLNSSRSFTPMLSAVEEVEVITSGFAAEYGNAMSGVINISTKEGGDSWSSRAEVRTRAPSYKHFGGSVFDPANNPYIRLMNNLEWWEAPDPENDDKPRWQGAIGRGFGSRVDPEEGAQLAYDLWRRTHRDVGYEYNNRWDALIDFTLGGPISETSRLFVATQINRVWPMLPTPEADRQMQVMGNLVMKPGPGMKLKLNAMYGNTYQQEFSYSSGGFYRWVYDRVIGANKILDRSAGVGLVYSHVLSDRTYYELTVNGMRTKLTEGVDVIDPERFRDDISDGSVWERLYWEDGFRTGVMDDDFFDEESWTYSAVGFLTSQVSNNHEIKVGIQGNLYDIDVENRLNHSSRSSAVQEFYQARPYEGAVYIQDKMEFKGMITNVGLRLDFYDQNVQYYTDTFSPFRDPSNPALINERDAATEDTPIVARLQPRLGFSFPINERAVFHLNYGSYLKRPGLESLIGSRTTLFNENLGTVEPRRLGNPLLKPEETKSYDVGLVLGIASGFTLDVSGYYKDVKNLIQRVVYIDSNDNLYESLGNRDYANIRGFSLRLNKRRGFISGSARYHFSVATGKNSTPTGRSPIIDETNEQTQAPSPRDILLNFDRRHALVLIAGVNLPQNWGPRIAGGYPLGRLRINFLHDSRSGRPYTPSELLGDNFAKLNTERTPWEHNTDLKVTKTVGAGFTELDVFVEFFNLFNARVFDYNRVFLDAETLRRYENGEDIEFALPDSNNPDLAATQTFRIYDNAPRSIRLGVVFNM; this is translated from the coding sequence ATGACATCTTACATATTCTATGCACTGGCTATGACTCAGTACCTTCAAGGTCTCGCATGCGCGGCCGTTCTCGTTCTCGTGCATCTAATGGCATCCGTTCCCGCGAATGCCCAATCCGGCAAAATTACGGGTGTCGTTACGGATGTGACCGGAGAAGGGATGGTTGGCGTGAATGTGGTGATTACCGGTACAACCAGAGGATCATCCACGGACATAGATGGCCGGTTTTTTATTCTGAATGTAGAGCCGGGCACCTACAACCTGCGTGCATCTTTTATCGGATTCCGAGCCGTGACGCAGTCCGAGGTCATCGTCAACATCAATAAGACGACAACAATTGATTTTATCCTGGAGGAAGCAACAGCCGAAGGAGAGGAACTACTCGTCATTGCTGAGCGTCCGGATGTTGAAGTTGATCAGACAGCCACCTTGGAAATCATCCGTCCAGAAGAGGTGGAGCAGATTGCCGGCATTACTGACCTGTCTGATGTGCTGGGACTTCAGGCAGAGGTGAATGACGGGCATTTCAGAGGGGGACGATCTAACGAAGAACTCTACGTGCTGGCTGGGATGGGGATTGTTAATCCCCTGAATTCATCGCGTTCATTTACACCCATGCTGAGTGCGGTGGAAGAGGTAGAGGTCATTACGAGTGGGTTTGCGGCCGAGTATGGCAATGCGATGAGTGGGGTCATCAACATCTCAACCAAGGAAGGTGGAGACTCTTGGAGTAGTCGTGCTGAGGTTCGTACACGTGCACCTAGCTACAAGCACTTCGGGGGAAGTGTGTTTGACCCGGCAAACAATCCCTATATCCGCCTTATGAATAACCTGGAGTGGTGGGAAGCTCCTGATCCTGAAAATGATGATAAACCGAGGTGGCAGGGCGCGATAGGTCGTGGATTTGGGTCGAGGGTTGATCCTGAGGAAGGAGCGCAGCTTGCATACGATCTGTGGAGGAGGACCCACCGCGATGTTGGATATGAGTACAATAACCGCTGGGATGCACTCATTGATTTTACTCTTGGTGGGCCAATTTCCGAGACCAGCCGCCTGTTCGTAGCAACCCAGATCAACAGGGTATGGCCGATGCTGCCAACGCCGGAAGCTGACAGGCAGATGCAGGTGATGGGGAACCTGGTGATGAAGCCCGGGCCAGGCATGAAATTGAAGCTGAATGCAATGTACGGTAACACCTACCAGCAGGAATTCAGCTATTCTTCGGGCGGTTTCTACAGATGGGTCTATGATCGTGTGATTGGCGCGAACAAAATCCTGGACCGGAGTGCGGGGGTAGGACTTGTCTACTCCCATGTCCTGAGTGATCGCACCTACTATGAGCTTACTGTGAATGGTATGCGAACAAAGCTCACCGAAGGGGTGGATGTTATTGATCCAGAGCGTTTTCGGGATGACATCTCGGACGGTTCCGTCTGGGAACGACTTTACTGGGAGGATGGGTTCCGAACCGGGGTGATGGATGATGACTTTTTCGATGAGGAATCCTGGACCTATTCAGCGGTCGGGTTTCTGACCAGCCAGGTCTCCAATAATCACGAAATCAAAGTGGGGATTCAGGGCAACCTGTACGATATTGATGTCGAGAATCGACTGAATCATTCCTCCCGGTCCAGTGCCGTACAGGAATTCTATCAAGCGAGACCCTACGAAGGGGCCGTGTACATTCAGGACAAGATGGAATTCAAGGGGATGATCACAAATGTAGGATTGCGTCTGGATTTCTATGATCAGAATGTGCAGTACTACACCGATACGTTTTCCCCATTCAGGGATCCGTCAAATCCAGCACTGATCAATGAGAGAGATGCTGCAACCGAGGATACTCCCATCGTAGCACGGTTACAACCCAGACTTGGGTTTTCATTCCCAATTAATGAACGCGCGGTATTCCACCTCAACTACGGCAGCTATCTCAAGCGCCCCGGTCTGGAAAGCCTGATTGGCAGCAGAACGACGCTCTTCAACGAAAACTTGGGGACTGTGGAGCCAAGGCGCCTTGGGAATCCCCTCTTGAAGCCGGAAGAAACCAAAAGCTACGATGTAGGCTTGGTGCTGGGCATCGCAAGCGGGTTCACGCTTGATGTGAGCGGATACTATAAAGACGTGAAAAACTTGATCCAGCGCGTGGTCTACATTGATTCAAACGATAATCTGTATGAGTCGCTCGGGAATCGGGATTACGCAAATATTCGCGGCTTCAGTCTGCGTCTGAATAAGCGTAGAGGGTTTATTTCCGGATCAGCCAGGTATCATTTCTCGGTGGCTACTGGGAAAAATTCAACGCCCACCGGACGCAGCCCCATCATTGATGAGACCAACGAGCAAACCCAAGCCCCGAGCCCGCGAGACATCCTGCTCAATTTTGACCGGCGGCATGCGCTTGTATTGATTGCCGGAGTCAATCTGCCACAGAACTGGGGCCCCAGAATTGCCGGTGGCTATCCACTGGGTCGTCTCAGAATCAACTTTTTGCATGATTCCAGGAGTGGCAGGCCCTATACGCCCAGTGAATTACTGGGGGACAATTTTGCAAAGCTGAACACAGAGCGTACACCCTGGGAGCATAATACAGACCTCAAGGTGACGAAAACCGTCGGTGCAGGCTTTACCGAGCTAGATGTTTTCGTTGAGTTCTTCAACCTCTTCAATGCGCGTGTATTCGACTACAACAGAGTTTTCTTGGATGCCGAAACGTTACGTCGCTACGAGAATGGAGAGGATATTGAGTTCGCCCTGCCGGATAGCAACAACCCCGATCTTGCTGCCACGCAGACGTTCCGTATCTACGACAACGCACCTCGCTCAATTCGATTGGGTGTGGTCTTCAACATGTAA
- a CDS encoding 6-bladed beta-propeller, with protein MRPNMNTCRSAASGTLSLTRQRPIVLSCRWLIDSIHSSIIGCLVILIISGCNQTDTSIRDNDDYQTETSTNDNSASVTPYTADTLAKDRTDNQTETSTNDDDSASVPPYSATITLNEVGEIELFMTDEAILSLPHTVHIDSRGNIFWAESRPPIYVFNSDGVFIGSIGAYGAGPGELRDIETFNIDSGGNFHVFDASISRISRFSSDFSFVRSYSIAADRSSRAILNNQDHFVMLREAWYNGLKPALVIYDQNGKMISSSGEMPISAKVQNSLSPGGGIAVDTEDNIYYSYISDHRIWKTDSKGDLIDVFDSEPSYYIAPDEGLLNQLEKRDSPPNPEVLTERLRHFYSISRIAGIHAVKERDLIFQEIMTPDYDNGERELRVDLEVWHSSGFKIGTVISSPGNVSFIDESHIYYVNLPSGDENPSLVVYTYDIL; from the coding sequence ATGCGTCCAAACATGAATACCTGTCGAAGTGCTGCCTCCGGTACCCTATCACTCACGAGGCAACGTCCCATCGTGTTGTCGTGCAGATGGTTGATAGATTCCATCCACTCATCGATAATAGGATGTCTTGTGATTTTGATTATTTCTGGCTGCAATCAAACAGACACATCAATACGAGATAACGACGATTACCAAACGGAGACATCAACAAATGACAATTCCGCTTCGGTGACTCCCTATACAGCAGATACGCTGGCGAAAGATAGAACTGATAATCAAACAGAAACATCAACGAATGACGACGATTCCGCTTCAGTGCCCCCCTATTCAGCCACGATCACACTGAACGAAGTCGGTGAGATTGAGCTCTTTATGACAGATGAGGCTATCCTGAGTCTACCGCATACCGTACATATTGATAGTAGGGGGAATATTTTTTGGGCTGAATCCAGACCCCCCATTTACGTATTCAATAGTGACGGCGTATTTATTGGATCAATTGGTGCATACGGGGCTGGTCCAGGCGAGTTGAGAGACATAGAGACGTTCAACATCGATAGTGGGGGGAATTTCCATGTTTTTGACGCCAGTATCAGCCGAATTAGCCGATTCTCATCAGACTTTTCTTTCGTCCGCAGTTATAGTATTGCTGCTGATCGTTCTAGTAGAGCAATCCTGAATAACCAAGACCACTTTGTGATGCTTCGCGAGGCGTGGTATAATGGTTTAAAGCCAGCGCTGGTGATCTATGATCAAAATGGCAAAATGATCTCCAGTTCAGGCGAAATGCCCATTTCGGCGAAGGTCCAAAACAGCCTTTCTCCAGGCGGTGGTATTGCTGTTGACACAGAAGATAATATCTACTACTCGTACATATCCGATCACAGGATATGGAAAACAGACTCAAAGGGAGATCTAATTGATGTTTTTGATTCCGAACCCTCATATTACATTGCTCCAGATGAAGGATTATTGAATCAATTAGAGAAACGTGATTCTCCCCCTAACCCTGAAGTCCTCACCGAGCGCCTGCGTCATTTTTATTCTATCTCACGAATTGCAGGAATACACGCCGTCAAGGAAAGGGATCTAATATTCCAAGAAATCATGACCCCTGATTATGACAACGGGGAGAGAGAGCTTCGAGTAGATCTTGAAGTCTGGCATAGCTCGGGGTTTAAAATTGGAACTGTCATTTCAAGCCCCGGCAACGTCTCTTTCATAGACGAATCCCACATCTACTACGTGAATCTTCCGAGTGGAGATGAAAATCCTTCTCTGGTAGTCTACACCTACGATATACTGTGA
- a CDS encoding MMPL family transporter, which translates to MTFLFARLRGWIRTVVRYPGPVLVTALLISIGSVMLAGRLTIDPDFANLIPESYPSVASLEKIRDTIGAGEVSVDLAIESPSFTDNLAFAQALVPQVMALRDSITDEPLFLREELRRDTEFMADNGLYFATDEELSTLTTWLEDQIVEAKLAANPFFFSLDDEEEEEDTEVESLEEIFDQIVGPEYRVSADSTILVVRFFVPGSSSNVDYIEAVYGRLRSVIQQVGPSTYHTEMRTYLAGRLWRQRIEVRAITDDVVGSFGAGALAVLLVLMAYFFVKAIQLRGRKAVWSELARAPVTALLIGIPLLMSLAWTAAIGFLAYETLNLFSSTLGLVLFGLGIDYGIHFYARYIEERGAGHSVEVAAENTFMSTGQAIAVGAFTTAAAMYVLVAADFKGFSEFGFLAGTGVLVALISTLHVLPALLVLCERWRILHFERSRPIKTVVRGPLVGARGLLAGCALVTVIALFMAPRVEFEYRFSVLEPEYEDWIAVNSKVAAAYSDFNRRNPAYIVVDHPAEAPAVAEALRRRIERDTVLHVIDTDSFRTTIRGVETLQDRFPLEPEKQTARIAQIAYIRDSLLTDPVLAGDADLERIRRAAQTRTPLAVEDVPELLSQRFMSKTGELGGYITILPGVGLSDGRKSMAFAEDVANVTTADGKTYHAGSPSIVAADVLRLMRQESPYMILATLIIVTLLMWVNFGRFRWALLAMLPLVVGVIWMILFMQLFGMRLNFYNLFVIPAIIGIGNDAGAHLVHRYREEGAGTLWRILRSTGEHVTMGAVTTMVGFGGLLLSFHPGLNTIGSLAITGIGSTLLAALLFLPALIQVQEDHRPSS; encoded by the coding sequence ATGACGTTCCTCTTTGCCCGGTTACGTGGATGGATCCGCACTGTGGTACGGTATCCTGGCCCCGTGCTGGTGACGGCTCTCTTGATTTCCATTGGCAGTGTAATGCTCGCAGGGCGGTTGACGATCGACCCGGATTTTGCCAACCTGATTCCCGAGTCTTATCCCAGTGTTGCGTCTCTTGAGAAAATCCGGGATACGATAGGTGCAGGGGAAGTTTCGGTGGATCTGGCAATTGAAAGCCCTTCATTTACCGACAATCTGGCATTTGCACAAGCTCTGGTTCCCCAAGTGATGGCATTGCGGGATTCGATAACAGACGAGCCACTGTTTTTGAGGGAGGAGCTAAGGAGGGATACAGAATTTATGGCGGATAACGGGTTGTATTTCGCGACGGATGAGGAATTAAGCACACTGACAACCTGGCTGGAGGATCAGATCGTAGAGGCCAAGCTCGCGGCGAATCCGTTCTTTTTCAGCCTAGATGACGAGGAAGAGGAGGAGGACACGGAGGTTGAGTCTTTGGAAGAGATCTTCGATCAGATTGTAGGGCCAGAGTATCGGGTGAGCGCAGACAGCACGATTCTGGTCGTTCGCTTCTTTGTTCCAGGCTCCTCCTCCAATGTGGATTACATAGAAGCCGTTTATGGTCGTCTTCGCAGTGTAATCCAGCAGGTGGGGCCTTCCACCTATCACACAGAGATGCGGACGTATCTCGCCGGCCGATTATGGAGACAACGTATAGAAGTGCGTGCCATTACGGACGATGTCGTCGGTTCTTTTGGCGCGGGTGCTCTCGCAGTACTTTTGGTACTGATGGCTTACTTCTTTGTCAAGGCAATACAGTTGCGCGGAAGGAAGGCGGTCTGGTCCGAGCTCGCACGTGCACCGGTGACGGCTCTATTGATTGGAATCCCTCTTCTGATGAGTTTAGCCTGGACCGCGGCGATAGGGTTTTTGGCTTATGAGACCCTGAATCTGTTCAGTTCAACGCTTGGACTGGTTCTTTTTGGGTTGGGCATTGACTACGGAATCCATTTTTATGCACGCTATATAGAGGAAAGGGGGGCGGGTCACAGCGTGGAGGTTGCCGCAGAGAACACGTTCATGAGCACCGGGCAGGCGATTGCGGTGGGGGCATTTACCACGGCTGCTGCAATGTACGTGTTGGTCGCGGCGGACTTTAAAGGGTTCAGCGAATTTGGATTCTTGGCGGGGACCGGAGTGTTGGTTGCATTGATTTCCACCCTCCATGTACTGCCAGCACTGTTGGTACTGTGTGAGCGCTGGAGGATATTACATTTTGAGCGGAGTCGACCGATAAAAACGGTCGTACGTGGACCTCTGGTTGGAGCTCGTGGACTCTTGGCGGGATGTGCTCTCGTTACGGTCATTGCCTTGTTTATGGCGCCGAGGGTTGAGTTCGAATATCGGTTTTCCGTTTTGGAGCCGGAATATGAGGATTGGATCGCAGTCAACTCGAAAGTTGCGGCCGCATACAGCGATTTTAATCGCAGGAACCCCGCATACATTGTTGTGGATCATCCAGCGGAGGCACCTGCGGTTGCAGAAGCGCTACGGAGGAGAATAGAGAGGGATACCGTTCTGCATGTAATTGATACAGACAGTTTTCGAACCACTATCCGGGGCGTGGAAACGCTTCAGGACCGGTTTCCACTGGAGCCGGAGAAACAAACGGCAAGGATCGCACAGATTGCCTACATCCGGGATTCACTGCTAACGGATCCGGTTCTGGCAGGAGATGCCGACCTGGAACGCATTCGAAGGGCTGCGCAGACACGGACACCGCTTGCGGTGGAGGATGTACCGGAGCTGTTGAGTCAGCGCTTCATGTCCAAGACGGGGGAGCTAGGGGGTTATATCACGATCCTGCCGGGAGTGGGGCTCTCAGATGGACGCAAGTCCATGGCTTTTGCTGAAGATGTAGCAAACGTCACGACCGCGGACGGGAAAACGTACCACGCAGGATCTCCATCAATTGTTGCCGCCGATGTTCTGCGTCTGATGCGGCAGGAAAGCCCGTACATGATATTGGCGACGCTGATTATTGTGACGCTATTGATGTGGGTCAATTTTGGTCGGTTTCGGTGGGCGCTTTTGGCAATGTTGCCGCTGGTTGTTGGCGTGATCTGGATGATTTTGTTTATGCAGCTGTTTGGTATGCGCCTCAATTTCTACAATCTGTTCGTGATCCCGGCAATTATTGGGATTGGCAACGATGCGGGAGCTCATTTAGTCCATCGTTATCGAGAGGAAGGGGCGGGGACGCTTTGGCGCATCCTGCGCTCAACGGGGGAGCATGTTACGATGGGAGCAGTGACGACGATGGTGGGATTTGGGGGGCTACTCTTGAGTTTTCATCCGGGTCTGAACACGATCGGATCCCTTGCGATCACGGGGATTGGGTCGACACTGTTAGCTGCACTACTGTTTTTACCGGCGCTGATCCAGGTGCAGGAAGATCATAGACCATCCAGCTAA
- a CDS encoding DUF3047 domain-containing protein produces MRAITILSLFIFASSCTPSASAQKSLVIEDFGSYEIDGLPSLWRIPDKRSRTMRVLPPDHAKPNDYVKVVMGEGGQVLRAYTQGESVQIALPKGDGLEWDVDQFPRLRWRWRADQLPEGAREDRRSLNDTGAALYIAFECNDWLGRPCTIKYTYSSTLPKGALARYGKLQALVVSSALEINEGWIEIERNVVEDYEMFFGRQPPQFPLYIMLWNDSDNTGGVADVYFDDIVALSGE; encoded by the coding sequence ATGCGCGCGATCACAATCCTTTCTCTGTTCATTTTTGCGAGTTCATGTACCCCGAGTGCCTCTGCCCAGAAGTCTCTGGTCATTGAGGACTTTGGGAGCTATGAAATAGATGGTCTTCCCAGTTTATGGAGAATACCGGACAAACGGTCAAGAACGATGCGAGTCCTTCCACCGGATCATGCCAAACCCAATGATTACGTGAAGGTGGTTATGGGAGAGGGAGGGCAGGTTCTGCGGGCATATACACAAGGGGAGTCTGTGCAGATCGCTTTGCCAAAAGGGGATGGGCTTGAATGGGATGTGGACCAATTTCCCCGGTTGCGTTGGCGCTGGCGGGCGGATCAGTTGCCAGAAGGGGCAAGAGAAGACCGGAGAAGCCTGAACGACACCGGAGCGGCCCTGTATATTGCGTTTGAGTGTAATGACTGGCTTGGGCGACCCTGTACGATCAAGTACACCTACAGCAGTACACTGCCCAAGGGGGCATTAGCTCGTTATGGGAAGCTTCAGGCATTGGTTGTTTCCTCAGCTCTTGAGATCAACGAGGGGTGGATTGAGATTGAACGGAATGTCGTCGAGGATTATGAGATGTTCTTTGGCAGACAACCTCCACAATTCCCGCTTTATATCATGTTATGGAATGACAGTGACAATACAGGAGGAGTGGCCGATGTATACTTTGACGACATCGTAGCACTTTCTGGAGAATGA
- a CDS encoding MaoC family dehydratase, whose amino-acid sequence MIQQKPGHSFESLKIGDSYDFHRFISEDDVLTFAQITGDDNPLHVDAEYAKNTRFGDRIVHGIFLLGLISKVLGRDFPGPGSVAVSISCRFLRPVRVNSEVRVSVKIIEKLEQRRYAKVETFVFTDANKKALVGEATIIPPTDPE is encoded by the coding sequence ATGATTCAGCAAAAACCCGGCCACTCATTTGAGTCTCTCAAGATTGGCGATTCGTATGACTTCCATCGCTTCATTAGTGAGGACGATGTCCTAACATTCGCCCAGATCACCGGAGACGACAACCCTCTCCATGTGGATGCTGAATATGCCAAAAACACCCGTTTTGGAGATCGTATTGTCCATGGCATATTCCTTCTAGGGCTCATCTCGAAGGTTCTTGGACGGGACTTTCCCGGCCCCGGTAGTGTGGCAGTATCTATTTCATGTCGGTTTCTGCGTCCTGTACGTGTCAACTCGGAAGTGCGTGTTTCGGTCAAGATTATTGAAAAATTAGAGCAGCGGCGCTATGCGAAGGTGGAAACCTTCGTATTCACTGATGCCAATAAAAAAGCTTTAGTTGGAGAAGCGACCATTATACCTCCGACGGATCCGGAATGA
- a CDS encoding DNA replication/repair protein RecF, which produces MILRSLCLRGMRAHADTTLTLAPGINLLYGPNGAGKTNILEAIHYLCLSKSFLTSVDRYVLQRSQPFFEVEGKFEGSLRREVEIRIAFAVRQGKRMFINGAPLDRLADIVGVVPIVLFAPSDQNLTYGGPEERRKFLNSMLSQARPAHLEDLIGYRRALRQRNEYLVRNRMNPLDMDMIKPLNAVLARIGGRIVALRAAFLQKFSEELKRAWQQLGEAIEEPAITYQGPIPEEKHSSAEEAEKALISALGEAASRDRELGRTTVGPHRDELVFKLNGQLVRRFASTGQHRSFAIALKLAQYYYLDSRLEEKPILLLDDVFDSLDQERTDVILDWLQDAPTGQSIVTVADADRIRSRIVQKGASNQCIQVLHGEIIPDPSEV; this is translated from the coding sequence ATGATCCTGCGCTCACTCTGTCTTCGAGGTATGCGGGCGCATGCTGACACGACGTTGACATTGGCGCCTGGGATAAACCTGCTGTACGGACCAAACGGCGCCGGCAAGACCAATATCCTGGAGGCGATTCACTACCTCTGTCTTTCCAAGAGTTTTCTAACTAGTGTAGATCGCTACGTGCTTCAGCGTAGCCAACCATTTTTTGAGGTCGAGGGCAAATTTGAGGGGTCCCTGCGGCGGGAAGTGGAAATACGGATTGCATTTGCTGTACGACAAGGGAAGCGCATGTTTATCAACGGTGCTCCACTTGATCGACTAGCGGATATTGTTGGGGTTGTTCCGATCGTTCTATTTGCACCCAGTGATCAGAACCTGACGTATGGCGGGCCGGAGGAGCGTCGAAAATTTCTGAACAGCATGCTTAGTCAGGCGAGACCGGCTCATCTGGAAGATCTCATCGGATACCGTCGTGCTCTGAGACAGCGCAATGAATACTTGGTCCGCAATCGTATGAATCCGTTGGACATGGACATGATTAAACCGCTCAATGCCGTTCTGGCCAGGATCGGAGGACGAATTGTTGCCCTGCGTGCCGCCTTTCTTCAAAAGTTCAGCGAAGAACTTAAACGTGCATGGCAACAGCTCGGAGAGGCGATTGAAGAACCGGCGATTACTTATCAGGGTCCCATTCCAGAAGAGAAACATTCGTCTGCTGAAGAGGCAGAGAAGGCACTTATATCTGCGCTTGGGGAAGCGGCCAGTCGTGACAGAGAATTGGGGCGAACCACCGTTGGCCCTCACCGCGACGAACTAGTTTTTAAGCTGAATGGGCAGCTGGTGCGGCGCTTTGCCTCAACCGGTCAACACCGTTCGTTTGCTATTGCACTCAAGTTGGCGCAGTACTATTATCTGGACTCCCGGTTGGAAGAAAAGCCAATACTGTTACTTGATGACGTATTTGATTCTCTGGACCAGGAGCGGACCGACGTGATTTTAGATTGGCTGCAGGACGCACCTACGGGACAGAGCATCGTAACCGTTGCAGATGCCGATAGAATACGCTCCCGGATTGTGCAAAAGGGAGCTTCTAACCAATGCATCCAAGTTCTTCACGGAGAAATCATTCCGGATCCGTCGGAGGTATAA
- the murQ gene encoding N-acetylmuramic acid 6-phosphate etherase has protein sequence MTAPPPLFEELQSLVTEQRNPRSMNIDNASVEEILTIINTEDHLVPQAVKEQLPYIAKAVEIVTTALEGGGRLIYIGAGTSGRLGILDASECPPTFGSSPEDIQGIIAGGKEAVFRSQEGAEDVASDGAEALRERGLHANDVVCGIAASRRTPFVIGAMAEARKTGCKTLFITCNPRSTFDLDVDVAICVVVGPEVIMGSTRMKSGTAQKLVLNMITTASMIRLGKVYQNMMVDLQMTAEKLTQRSRRTVMTVTGLNYEEATKALKAADGHVKTALVMILGDVSKEEALERLEKSNGFVRGALE, from the coding sequence ATGACGGCACCTCCGCCTCTGTTCGAAGAGCTTCAAAGCCTAGTTACCGAACAGCGCAATCCGCGCTCAATGAATATTGACAACGCATCCGTAGAGGAAATCCTCACGATTATCAATACGGAGGACCATCTTGTCCCCCAAGCCGTGAAGGAACAACTCCCCTATATTGCAAAAGCGGTGGAAATTGTAACGACAGCACTGGAAGGCGGTGGACGCCTGATATATATTGGCGCGGGCACCAGTGGGCGTCTCGGAATTCTGGATGCATCCGAATGCCCCCCTACGTTTGGGTCTTCTCCCGAAGATATTCAGGGGATTATTGCCGGCGGAAAGGAAGCTGTTTTCCGATCGCAGGAGGGCGCCGAAGATGTAGCCTCCGATGGCGCAGAGGCCCTTCGCGAAAGAGGATTGCATGCAAATGATGTGGTTTGTGGTATCGCGGCGAGCCGACGTACTCCTTTTGTGATAGGAGCAATGGCTGAAGCCCGCAAAACGGGATGCAAGACGCTCTTCATCACCTGCAATCCCCGTTCCACATTTGATCTAGATGTGGATGTAGCTATTTGTGTCGTTGTAGGCCCGGAAGTCATCATGGGATCAACTCGCATGAAGAGCGGAACTGCCCAGAAACTGGTCCTGAACATGATCACAACTGCTTCTATGATTCGCTTGGGGAAAGTCTATCAGAATATGATGGTTGATCTGCAGATGACCGCCGAAAAGCTGACCCAAAGATCCCGTCGCACGGTCATGACCGTTACCGGACTGAACTATGAGGAGGCAACGAAAGCGCTTAAAGCTGCCGACGGTCATGTGAAAACAGCTCTGGTCATGATTCTCGGTGATGTTTCGAAAGAGGAGGCCTTGGAAAGATTAGAAAAATCGAATGGATTTGTGCGAGGTGCTCTGGAGTAG